A section of the Phaseolus vulgaris cultivar G19833 chromosome 8, P. vulgaris v2.0, whole genome shotgun sequence genome encodes:
- the LOC137827292 gene encoding galacturonosyltransferase 8 — translation MANPRFPRSRIPTFTLFTSAMSLALCTFFLLSFLFTTHSYSSHQHHFTGSEGGIADGFESIRRSILALKTDPLKPRLDQIRKQSDDHRSLALVYASYARKLKLESSKLVRIFAELSVNFSDLMKKPQYRTLFSSDASPVDESVVRQLEKEVKERIKTTRQVIGDAKESFDNQLKIQKLKDTIFSVNEQLTKAKKQGAFSSLIAAKSIPKSLHCLSMRLMEERIAHPEKYTTEGKPTPPEVEDPSLYHYALFSDNVVAASVVVNSATKNAKEPWKHVFHVVTDKMNLGAMQVMFKLKDYNGAHIEVKAVEDYKFLNSSYVPVLKQLESANLQRFYFENKLENATKDTNNMKFRNPKYLSILNHLRFYLPEMYPKLHKILFLDDDIVVQKDLTGLWKIDMDGKVNGAVETCFGSFHRYAQYMNFSHPLIKAKFSPKACAWAYGMNFFDLDAWRREKCTEEYHYWQNLNENRTLWKLGTLPPGLITYYSTTKPLDKSWHVLGLGYNPSISMDEINNAAVVHFNGNMKPWLDIAMAQFKPLWTKYVDYELDFVQACNFGI, via the exons ATGGCGAATCCTCGATTTCCACGTTCAAGGATCCCAACCTTCACACTTTTCACTTCTGCTATGTCCTTAGCTCTCTGCACTTTCTTCCTGCTCTCTTTTCTCTTCACTACCCATTCTTATTCTTCCCATCAACACCACTTCACG GGTTCTGAGGGTGGTATTGCAGATGGATTTGAGTCAATAAGGAGATCCATTCTAGCTCTGAAAACAGATCCTCTGAAGCCTCGACTGGACCAGATTCGTAAGCAGTCTGATGATCATCGTTCTTTGGCTCTTGTGTATGCTTCCTATGCACGCAAGCTCAAGCTCGAGAGCTCAAAACTTGTTAGGATTTTCGCAGAGCTATCAGTCAACTTCTCAGATCTAATGAAAAAACCTCAATACAGGACTCTTTTCAGCAGTGATGCATCCCCTGTTGATGAATCAGTGGTTCGACAATTGGAGAAGGAAGTGAAGGAGCGAATTAAGACCACACGCCAGGTGATCGGGGATGCCAAGGAATCCTTTGATAACCAGCTCAAGATTCAGAAGTTGAAGGATACGATTTTCTCAGTGAATGAGCAGCTAACCAAGGCAAAGAAGCAGGGTGCTTTCTCGAGCCTCATTGCTGCCAAGTCGATTCCAAAGAGTTTGCATTGTCTCTCCATGAGATTGATGGAAGAGAGGATTGCCCATCCTGAGAAGTACACAACTGAGGGGAAGCCTACCCCTCCAGAAGTTGAAGATCCTAGCTTGTACCACTATGCTTTGTTCTCTGACAATGTTGTTGCAGCATCTGTTGTTGTTAATTCAGCAACAAAGAATGCAAAGGAGCCATGGAAGCATGTGTTTCATGTTGTGACTGATAAGATGAACCTTGGAGCAATGCAGGTGATGTTTAAGTTGAAGGATTATAATGGTGCACACATTGAGGTCAAGGCAGTGGAGGATTACAAGTTCCTGAACTCTTCTTATGTGCCGGTCCTTAAACAATTGGAGTCTGCTAACCTCCAGAGATTTTACTTCGAGAACAAGCTTGAGAATGCTACAAAGGACACTAATAATATGAAGTTTAGGAATCCCAAATATTTGTCCATATTGAACCATTTGAGGTTCTACTTGCCAGAAATGTACCCAAAGCtgcataaaattttgtttttggacgATGACATCGTGGTTCAAAAGGATCTTACCGGGTTATGGAAGATTGATATGGATGGCAAGGTTAATGGAGCTGTAGAAACATGTTTTGGGTCATTCCATAGATATGCACAGTACATGAACTTCTCACACCCCTTGATTAAAGCAAAATTTAGTCCAAAGGCTTGTGCATGGGCTTATGGAATGAATTTCTTTGATTTGGATGCTTGGAGAAGGGAAAAGTGCACGGAAGAATATCATTACTGGCAGAATCTG AATGAAAACCGAACACTATGGAAATTAGGGACATTGCCACCAGGTCTGATCACATATTACTCAACAACTAAACCACTGGATAAGTCGTGGCATGTTCTGGGACTTGGCTATAATCCAAGCATCAGTATGGATGAGATTAACAATGCAGCAGTGGTGCACTTCAATGGCAACATGAAACCATGGCTTGACATTGCAATGGCTCAATTCAAGCCTCTTTGGACAAAGTATGTTGACTATGAACTAGATTTCGTTCAGGCATGcaattttggtatctaa